Below is a window of Roseivirga misakiensis DNA.
ACTGAAGCCGTCGTGTTAATAATACAATGATTCCCTATTGTGGTGGCACTATTTATAATCGCTCCAGCCATAACAACCGAGCCTTGTCCTATAACAACTCCATCTCCAAGAACTGCATTTGGGTGAACTGCCCAGCCATATTTCACGCTCAACTTATCAGCTAGTTTTTTACGAATAAGATTAGAGCCTATGGATATTATGACCTCATCAGACTCCTTTTCTTTGTAATCCGGCTCATGAATCACTTTATAAGATTGTAACTCCGTGATACTTCTATCAGCATCAACCAAGAAGTCAACTTCAATACCTTCCTTTTCAAGAATATCTATGATCACTTTCGCATGTCCTGAGGCTCCGTATAATATCATTCTGGTGATCCTGTGAATTTTT
It encodes the following:
- a CDS encoding acetyltransferase, giving the protein MILYGASGHAKVIIDILEKEGIEVDFLVDADRSITELQSYKVIHEPDYKEKESDEVIISIGSNLIRKKLADKLSVKYGWAVHPNAVLGDGVVIGQGSVVMAGAIINSATTIGNHCIINTTASVDHDCDLKDFVHVSPNATLCGTIEVGEGTQIGAGATVLPNLKIGKWVTIGGGSVIIEDVPDRAVVVGNPGRIIRYNE